From a region of the Synechococcus sp. PCC 7502 genome:
- a CDS encoding hybrid sensor histidine kinase/response regulator: MTKPNILIVDDTPLNLTLLVEILNKGGYHVRPVPSGKLALIAVKKAAPDLILLDIMMPEMNGYEVCQALKQDDLTKYIPVIFISAIDELSDKIKAFEAGGVDYIVKPLQPQEVLARVKTHLELRSLQIQMQQSNENLKKLNEEKNYFLGIAAHDLRNPLAAITSMAQLLLSETNLQDEQKELVTDIKSATDFMLSLLKDLLDISAIESGKLNLHLQPIDVQKYVERIVSRYRMIARSKNIQIELIVTNQVPIISVDPNKFEQILSNLISNAIKFSHDHTVVKVSISAQENQVLFVVADQGQGIPETEREQLFKPFSLTSVKSTAGETSTGLGLAITHRLVSAHNGKISVESEVGKGSVFSVALPF, encoded by the coding sequence ATGACCAAGCCTAATATTCTGATCGTTGACGATACGCCCTTAAATTTAACCCTTTTAGTAGAAATTCTAAATAAAGGTGGCTACCACGTTCGTCCTGTGCCTAGCGGTAAGTTGGCATTAATTGCCGTTAAAAAGGCTGCCCCAGATTTGATTCTACTGGATATTATGATGCCAGAAATGAATGGCTATGAGGTGTGTCAGGCTTTAAAACAGGATGACTTAACTAAATATATCCCTGTAATCTTTATTAGTGCGATCGACGAATTGTCGGACAAAATTAAAGCCTTTGAAGCTGGAGGTGTTGATTACATTGTTAAGCCGCTCCAACCCCAAGAAGTTTTAGCAAGGGTGAAAACCCACTTAGAACTGCGATCGCTTCAAATCCAAATGCAGCAAAGTAATGAGAACTTAAAAAAACTGAATGAAGAGAAAAATTACTTTCTAGGTATAGCGGCGCACGACCTGCGTAATCCCCTAGCTGCCATTACATCTATGGCACAGTTATTATTATCTGAAACTAATCTCCAAGACGAACAAAAAGAATTAGTAACGGATATCAAGTCTGCTACTGATTTTATGCTATCTCTGCTCAAGGATTTATTGGATATTTCGGCGATCGAATCGGGAAAGCTTAATTTGCATCTTCAGCCTATAGATGTGCAGAAGTATGTAGAGCGAATTGTCTCCCGTTATCGGATGATTGCCCGATCAAAAAATATTCAAATTGAACTGATCGTCACCAATCAAGTACCAATTATTAGTGTTGATCCCAATAAATTTGAACAAATTTTGAGCAATTTGATTAGCAATGCCATTAAGTTTTCCCATGATCACACCGTAGTTAAAGTCTCCATTTCCGCCCAAGAAAATCAAGTTTTATTCGTGGTTGCAGATCAAGGACAAGGTATTCCCGAAACCGAACGAGAACAGCTATTCAAACCTTTCTCCCTGACTAGCGTTAAATCTACCGCAGGAGAAACTAGTACAGGGCTAGGACTGGCAATTACCCATAGGCTAGTCTCTGCCCATAATGGTAAAATATCTGTGGAAAGTGAAGTGGGTAAAGGGTCAGTTTTTTCCGTGGCATTACCTTTTTAA
- the glmM gene encoding phosphoglucosamine mutase, with protein MKLFGALFGTDGIRGHVGTFLTAPIALQVGLAAGLVLKEEASCSDRPVVLIGQDSRTSGNMLTSALAAGLTSAGLDVWNLGLCPTPTVAYLTSCLPEAIAGVMVSASHNPPEDNGIKFFGADGTKLSKALQAQVEETLQASSLGTTYGSWGNYSERSPLVELYQQSLCKSISTDLQGIKVVLDLAWGAASFVAPKVFTSLGAEVICLHDQPLGDRINVNCGSTCLDPLRAAVQEHKADMGFAFDGDADRVLAVDNYGGIIDGDYILYLWGQHLLESQRLPEARLVTTVMANLGFEKAWQKLGGQMVRTAVGDQYVHAEMLKSGAMLGGEQSGHVLCRHYGVSGDGLLTAIHLAVLGKERSPLSDLMAQSFTPYPQLLKNVRVEDKLKRLHWQECEPVYQALQAAISDLGDRGRVLVRPSGTEPLMRVMVEAETLDLAQYWTDELTHRIKLHLVS; from the coding sequence ATGAAATTATTTGGCGCATTATTTGGCACTGATGGAATTCGTGGTCATGTCGGCACTTTTTTGACGGCTCCGATCGCTTTACAGGTTGGCTTAGCGGCGGGTTTAGTTCTGAAGGAAGAAGCTAGTTGCAGTGATCGCCCCGTGGTTTTAATTGGTCAAGACTCTCGCACCTCTGGGAATATGCTAACTTCGGCTTTAGCGGCGGGTTTAACCTCTGCGGGTTTAGATGTGTGGAATTTAGGCTTATGTCCCACCCCAACTGTGGCATATTTAACTTCTTGCTTACCTGAGGCGATCGCTGGGGTCATGGTGTCTGCCAGTCATAATCCTCCCGAAGATAACGGGATTAAGTTTTTTGGTGCCGATGGGACGAAATTAAGTAAGGCTCTACAAGCTCAGGTGGAAGAGACCTTACAGGCATCATCTTTAGGCACAACCTATGGCTCTTGGGGGAATTATAGTGAGCGATCACCCCTAGTGGAACTGTATCAGCAATCGTTGTGCAAATCGATTTCTACGGACTTACAAGGAATCAAGGTGGTTTTGGATTTGGCTTGGGGGGCAGCGAGTTTTGTCGCTCCTAAGGTATTTACTAGTCTGGGGGCAGAGGTAATTTGTTTACATGATCAACCCCTTGGCGATCGCATTAATGTTAATTGTGGCTCCACTTGCCTAGACCCTCTACGGGCAGCAGTACAAGAGCATAAAGCTGACATGGGCTTTGCCTTTGATGGGGATGCGGATCGAGTTTTAGCAGTGGATAACTACGGCGGAATTATCGATGGAGACTATATTTTGTACCTGTGGGGACAGCATCTGCTGGAATCACAACGCTTACCTGAAGCTCGACTAGTCACTACGGTTATGGCAAATCTTGGCTTTGAGAAGGCTTGGCAAAAACTTGGTGGTCAGATGGTACGCACTGCTGTTGGCGATCAGTATGTCCATGCGGAAATGCTCAAATCTGGAGCAATGCTGGGAGGTGAACAGTCAGGGCATGTACTATGCCGTCACTATGGAGTTAGTGGTGATGGTTTACTTACGGCAATTCATCTCGCAGTTTTGGGTAAGGAGCGATCACCGTTATCAGACCTGATGGCACAAAGTTTTACCCCCTATCCGCAATTACTGAAAAATGTACGAGTTGAAGATAAATTGAAGAGATTGCATTGGCAGGAATGTGAACCCGTATATCAGGCTCTACAGGCAGCTATTTCCGATTTAGGCGATCGAGGAAGAGTTCTAGTCCGCCCCTCAGGCACTGAGCCACTGATGCGGGTAATGGTGGAAGCAGAGACCTTGGATTTAGCACAATACTGGACTGATGAACTTACCCATAGAATTAAACTGCATCTGGTTTCCTAA
- a CDS encoding DUF3493 domain-containing protein, which produces MRPKTPKDYEKLKAELKTPFLGLRRFIYLACGTSGALGAYIFLTQLLAGKSEVSTTLSNLAVQMGVIGLMILLYRIDRPKTPKV; this is translated from the coding sequence ATGCGACCTAAGACTCCTAAGGATTACGAAAAGCTCAAAGCAGAACTCAAGACTCCATTTTTGGGATTGCGGCGATTTATTTATTTAGCCTGTGGTACCTCTGGTGCCTTGGGAGCTTATATATTTTTAACCCAACTATTGGCAGGGAAGTCCGAGGTTAGTACTACCCTGAGTAATTTAGCAGTGCAAATGGGAGTGATTGGCTTAATGATCTTGCTCTACCGCATAGATCGACCCAAAACCCCTAAGGTTTAA
- a CDS encoding SpoIID/LytB domain-containing protein: MIKKVFLSLCVCLISANLGAAANAAILRVLIKEEADAQMPVAVTQPATLTTGNNSEPITLNPGKWYFLPRTQVNLIQPSNNGLTQIGDRLYPGNIEIRSWNSKAIAVNILPLEEYLRSVVPSEMPASWHLDALKAQAVAARSYAINTQKQRKWGTAPYDLVSDTRDQVYSGFFKFDPKQPTPVPVIHQNSDLAVVETAGYVLRDGFKGYYRASLPVSWINWGNGFMPVSDGKHLDQKISQQMAQRGWNWVQILAWWYRDEPVKP; the protein is encoded by the coding sequence ATGATTAAAAAAGTATTCTTGAGTTTGTGTGTCTGCTTAATTTCGGCTAACCTTGGTGCTGCTGCTAATGCTGCTATTTTACGGGTTCTCATCAAAGAAGAAGCAGATGCACAAATGCCTGTAGCTGTAACCCAGCCTGCAACCTTAACCACTGGTAATAACTCTGAACCTATTACACTTAATCCGGGTAAATGGTACTTTCTGCCTCGAACTCAAGTTAATCTAATTCAGCCCTCTAACAACGGACTAACCCAGATTGGTGATCGCCTTTACCCAGGTAATATCGAAATTCGGTCTTGGAATAGCAAAGCGATCGCTGTCAACATTTTACCTCTCGAAGAATATCTGCGTAGTGTCGTACCTTCGGAGATGCCAGCTAGTTGGCACTTAGACGCACTTAAGGCACAAGCTGTTGCTGCTCGCAGTTATGCCATTAATACTCAAAAACAACGTAAGTGGGGAACTGCACCCTACGATCTAGTCAGCGATACCCGTGATCAAGTTTATAGTGGTTTCTTCAAATTTGATCCCAAGCAACCTACGCCAGTACCAGTCATTCATCAAAATAGCGACCTAGCCGTAGTTGAAACCGCAGGATACGTCTTACGCGATGGATTTAAGGGCTATTATCGAGCCAGTTTGCCTGTGAGTTGGATTAATTGGGGTAATGGGTTTATGCCCGTATCCGATGGTAAGCATCTTGATCAAAAAATTAGTCAGCAAATGGCACAAAGAGGCTGGAACTGGGTACAAATTTTGGCTTGGTGGTACCGTGACGAACCCGTTAAACCTTAG
- the rpsU gene encoding 30S ribosomal protein S21: MTQVNIGENEGIESALRRFKRQVAKAGIFADMKRLRHFETPIEKLKRKAIARRRKKRFN; encoded by the coding sequence ATGACACAAGTGAATATTGGGGAAAATGAAGGAATTGAGTCAGCTTTGCGGCGATTTAAAAGACAGGTAGCCAAAGCTGGAATTTTTGCCGACATGAAACGATTAAGACATTTCGAGACCCCAATTGAAAAACTAAAGCGTAAGGCGATCGCCCGCCGCCGCAAAAAAAGGTTCAATTAA
- a CDS encoding RNA-binding protein has product MSIYVGNLSYDVTQQDISNIFAEYGGVKRVQLPTDRETGRMRGFGFVEMNTDAEEEAAISALDGAEWMGRDLKVNKAKPREERAPGGGGRGGNRDGFSRRY; this is encoded by the coding sequence ATGTCTATTTACGTCGGTAACCTCTCCTATGATGTTACTCAACAAGATATTTCTAACATTTTTGCCGAGTATGGCGGTGTTAAGCGTGTTCAACTCCCTACAGATCGTGAAACTGGCAGAATGCGCGGTTTTGGTTTCGTGGAAATGAATACTGATGCCGAAGAAGAAGCAGCAATCTCAGCCCTAGACGGTGCAGAGTGGATGGGGCGTGACCTTAAGGTTAATAAAGCCAAACCTAGAGAAGAAAGAGCTCCTGGTGGTGGTGGACGTGGTGGTAACAGAGATGGATTTTCTCGCCGTTACTAA
- a CDS encoding 16S rRNA (cytosine(967)-C(5))-methyltransferase gives MTNARKLAFDALKSINKQKAFADIALDRLLQSYPDISKSDRSLVTELVYGITRRQRTLDALIAEFTGKPTAKQPPDLRLILHIGIYQIVFLDQIPNSAAVNTTVDLAKSVKLGGLSGLVNAVLRKICREQEQHTLFNNIHDLGTLHSFPDWLIELWIEQFGREETDQLCQWFNQSPHIDLRTNILKITTAELITLFEATEIKVQSLPLIPNALRLNTGSGNIPSLVGFTEGLWTVQDASAQLTGLILDPQPNETIIDACAAPGGKTTHIAELMGNQGLIYACDRTASRLQKLQQNCDRLGLSIVQIRVGDSREFADFQNQADRVLLDVPCSGLGTLHRHADARWRQNPEESKKLAILQTELLNQAATWVKNGGILVYSTCTIHPDENEAVIKQFLATHPHWKLVTPNIAPQLQSDSSHPWLKILPHKSNMDGFFIAKLQKF, from the coding sequence ATGACCAATGCCCGCAAACTAGCCTTTGATGCCCTCAAGTCCATAAATAAACAGAAAGCTTTTGCTGATATCGCCCTCGATCGCCTATTGCAGAGTTATCCAGATATTTCTAAAAGCGATCGCTCCCTAGTAACAGAGTTAGTCTATGGCATTACCCGCAGGCAACGTACCCTTGATGCTTTAATTGCCGAATTTACAGGTAAACCAACCGCAAAACAACCACCCGATCTCCGATTAATTTTACACATAGGGATTTATCAAATTGTTTTTTTAGACCAGATTCCCAATTCTGCGGCTGTGAATACTACTGTCGATTTAGCTAAATCCGTAAAACTAGGGGGATTATCGGGACTAGTAAATGCAGTCCTCAGAAAGATTTGCCGAGAGCAGGAACAACACACACTTTTTAATAATATTCATGATTTAGGCACTCTGCATAGTTTTCCCGATTGGTTAATTGAATTATGGATAGAACAATTTGGCAGGGAAGAAACCGATCAATTATGTCAATGGTTTAATCAGTCGCCCCATATTGATTTGCGCACAAATATTTTAAAAATAACCACCGCAGAATTAATTACCTTGTTTGAAGCGACCGAGATTAAAGTGCAATCTCTACCCCTCATCCCTAATGCCCTAAGGCTAAATACAGGATCGGGAAATATTCCCAGCCTAGTCGGATTTACGGAAGGTTTATGGACTGTTCAAGATGCCAGCGCACAACTAACTGGCTTAATTCTTGATCCCCAGCCTAATGAAACTATAATTGATGCCTGTGCTGCTCCTGGGGGTAAAACTACCCATATAGCTGAACTCATGGGCAATCAGGGTTTAATTTATGCCTGCGATCGCACTGCCAGCCGTCTCCAAAAACTCCAACAAAATTGCGATCGGCTAGGGTTATCAATTGTGCAAATTCGAGTGGGAGATAGTAGAGAGTTTGCTGATTTTCAAAATCAAGCGGATCGAGTTTTATTAGATGTCCCCTGCTCAGGATTAGGAACTCTTCATCGTCACGCAGATGCTCGGTGGCGACAAAACCCAGAGGAATCAAAAAAACTAGCCATTTTACAAACTGAACTCCTGAATCAAGCCGCAACTTGGGTTAAAAATGGAGGTATTCTGGTCTATTCAACTTGTACAATTCATCCAGATGAAAATGAAGCTGTAATCAAGCAGTTTCTGGCAACCCACCCCCACTGGAAACTTGTGACTCCAAATATTGCTCCCCAGTTACAATCAGATTCTAGTCATCCGTGGCTAAAAATTTTACCCCATAAATCTAATATGGATGGCTTCTTTATTGCCAAGCTCCAAAAGTTTTAA
- a CDS encoding MoxR family ATPase, with protein sequence MDDQYKIQQLVENLGKAIVGKGEAIELTLVALLAGGHALLEDVPGVGKTLLAKSLAASIAGSFQRIQCTPDLLPTDITGTNIWNPQSGQFQFLPGPVFANILLADEINRATPRAQSALLEVMEEAQVTIDGVSRAVPSPFFAIATQNPIEYQGTFPLPEAQLDRFVLAFTLGYPSRDQEIEILLKMQSGAIGVTKLEPCITPEEILALRQKCRQIKINRNTSQYIVDLVRATREDSEITLGASPRGTVALQRTAQSLAFLRINLDPNRKADYVTPDDVKFLAPYVLGHRIIPAGRRSPKQIIQRLLDTVSMP encoded by the coding sequence ATGGACGATCAATACAAGATTCAACAGCTAGTCGAAAATCTAGGTAAGGCGATCGTGGGTAAAGGTGAGGCGATTGAGCTTACTTTAGTGGCTTTACTGGCTGGTGGTCATGCCCTATTAGAAGATGTACCCGGAGTTGGCAAAACCCTATTGGCAAAGTCCTTAGCTGCCTCGATCGCTGGCTCTTTTCAAAGAATCCAATGTACTCCTGATCTATTACCCACGGACATCACTGGCACAAATATCTGGAATCCCCAATCGGGACAATTTCAATTTTTACCCGGTCCTGTATTTGCCAATATTTTATTAGCTGATGAAATTAATCGAGCCACCCCACGGGCGCAGTCAGCTTTACTCGAAGTTATGGAAGAGGCGCAGGTAACTATAGATGGCGTTTCTCGTGCGGTTCCGTCTCCATTTTTTGCGATCGCTACCCAAAACCCCATTGAATATCAAGGCACATTCCCCCTTCCAGAGGCACAGCTTGATCGGTTTGTGCTTGCCTTTACCCTTGGTTATCCTAGCCGTGATCAGGAAATTGAAATCCTCTTAAAAATGCAGTCAGGGGCGATCGGTGTGACTAAGTTAGAACCCTGTATTACTCCCGAGGAAATTCTGGCTTTGCGCCAAAAGTGTCGGCAGATTAAAATTAACCGCAACACCAGCCAATACATTGTGGATTTGGTGAGGGCAACCCGTGAAGATAGTGAAATTACCCTTGGAGCCAGTCCCAGAGGCACAGTAGCATTACAGCGCACTGCTCAAAGTCTGGCATTTTTACGAATTAACCTTGATCCCAACCGCAAGGCAGATTATGTCACTCCTGATGATGTTAAGTTTCTAGCACCCTATGTTTTAGGACATCGGATTATTCCTGCGGGTCGGCGATCGCCCAAGCAGATCATTCAAAGGCTTTTAGATACAGTGTCAATGCCTTAA
- a CDS encoding PAS domain S-box protein yields the protein MTEKLTEKVIETGDRIPLILIISSKPDFLLNFKLNHIQQCESISEALKLALASRTDQQSQCILLDWELSECSQLTCMSVTTLIEKKEVLQQLDKASQNFVPVLILIGTKQEEKLKEIVTPLHLDYLLKESLSQEFLNFAINQAITKANLNQKLAETERKLQKYEPKRKSSKRIRLKSLKSPEKSLSLYQFDPQILDQVSDAVILIDKDYRVTYCNDSALNQYKLPADKMRGKYLSECYEFKWLNPEDEHRAMAAIETQGYWEGENIHRLLNGEELWVGSRVVTLRDESGNSIGLLATIRNITKQKLAEQSLKESELKLRKLTDNIPVALYQFLLKPDGSMSFPFTSQGTFSLYELTPEAIQADANIIFTLVHPLDVEPLYQSIQISAQTLEPWRWEGRIYTASGKLKWISGISQPELLPNGDILWHGMARDISDRKEYEIALQKSEATNRTMLNAIPDLILRLASDGTCLSYKKSGIGVDNCQPIKNHISEVLTPELLQQQMQTIEQAIATGELQIHEHKHLKPNRIVYEEVRTLAINDQEVLVIVRDISDRKQAEIELKTKTTELDRFFSVSLDLLCIANMDGYLLRLNPSWQTTLGYSLDQLEGSYCIDYVHPEDVKRTLDAIALFNTQPYIAKFVNRYRCRDGSYRWFEWRGASSGNLIYAAARDITDRKQIEEKLRRSQENLCQSEELLKLTIDNTPVGICTFNLENQFLTVNQYLCQILGYSPEELIKKTTLEFSHPSYAETCLAAISRLLANITKHECIEKQYLHKNGTLIDAITRISLIKNAKGEPSHFVATVEDITQRKRTAIALHQRIEYQNVLMTLTQQIRQSLNLNLILETTVTEVKRILNCDRVIIYQLLENGLSKIVQESVNPTYPVILHSSWHDTHLTSEMFEYFINSNILIENNVSEHSFFKDLSEYMQEAKIKSKIIAPIVHHINNVNNEVNNKVEVTRWQRYDKQLWGLLIVHSCGELRHWQPEEAELLEQITNQLAISIQQASLYQQLQNQAKADRIQTEVTLIINQSNSVKEALDLILKKAKDFLQCDRIQIFQLDVNCNGYVLKEEVCCPELSMLNTVFKDSCFAPKDIATEYLNGQVTYINDVENDPNIAPCHAEILRQYQVRANLVAPIILGDSLWGLLLVHQCTEPRYWQPLEISFIQQIGMQISTAVQKENLYLQICNELDQKKILLQEIHHRVKNNLQVMSSILFLQFRNAPLATQLSIEQYQSRLESMALIHDQLYRSDDLSLIDFSSYIHNLTANLLQCYYPHPDLIELNIEVNNVFLSLDQSIPLGLIINELVSNSLKYAFPNQYGRINIQLTKTIPLNKMPISLTLLVSDNGVGIRQDSALDTSQNLGLQLVQSLTEQLEGDISFDYKNGFSVQITFPIT from the coding sequence ATGACTGAAAAACTTACTGAAAAAGTGATTGAAACAGGCGATCGCATTCCTTTAATTTTAATTATCAGCAGCAAGCCAGATTTCCTGTTAAATTTCAAGTTAAACCATATTCAGCAATGTGAGTCTATTTCAGAAGCCTTAAAACTGGCATTAGCATCACGAACGGATCAACAATCACAGTGTATTTTGCTTGACTGGGAATTATCAGAATGTTCTCAGCTTACCTGTATGAGCGTAACTACTTTGATCGAAAAGAAAGAGGTGCTTCAGCAGTTAGACAAAGCATCCCAAAATTTTGTACCAGTTTTAATCTTAATAGGGACAAAGCAGGAAGAAAAGCTTAAAGAAATAGTTACTCCTCTGCATCTAGATTATCTGCTTAAAGAAAGTTTGAGTCAGGAATTTTTAAATTTTGCTATTAATCAGGCGATCACTAAGGCAAATCTAAACCAAAAATTAGCAGAAACCGAACGGAAATTACAGAAATATGAACCTAAGAGAAAAAGTAGTAAAAGGATTAGGCTTAAATCTCTTAAATCTCCAGAAAAATCTCTATCCCTTTATCAATTTGACCCTCAGATTCTTGACCAAGTCAGTGATGCGGTGATTCTGATAGACAAAGATTATCGAGTAACCTACTGCAACGATTCTGCTTTAAATCAGTATAAGCTTCCAGCAGATAAAATGCGTGGTAAATACTTAAGCGAATGCTATGAATTTAAGTGGCTGAATCCTGAAGATGAACATAGAGCCATGGCAGCAATCGAAACTCAGGGCTATTGGGAAGGTGAAAATATCCATCGCCTTTTAAATGGGGAAGAATTATGGGTCGGCTCCAGAGTAGTTACACTTAGGGATGAAAGTGGAAATTCTATTGGGTTGTTGGCAACAATCCGCAACATCACAAAGCAAAAATTAGCTGAACAATCTCTCAAGGAAAGCGAATTAAAGTTAAGAAAACTAACTGATAATATTCCCGTTGCCCTTTATCAATTTCTGCTCAAACCTGATGGCTCAATGTCCTTCCCATTTACGAGTCAGGGTACTTTCTCGCTTTACGAACTTACCCCAGAAGCAATTCAAGCGGATGCCAATATCATTTTTACCTTAGTACATCCCTTGGATGTGGAACCTTTGTATCAATCCATCCAAATTTCGGCTCAAACCCTAGAACCTTGGCGATGGGAAGGCAGAATATACACGGCTTCAGGAAAATTAAAGTGGATTTCAGGGATTTCTCAACCCGAACTACTGCCCAATGGTGACATTCTTTGGCATGGCATGGCTAGGGATATTAGCGATCGCAAGGAATATGAAATTGCATTACAAAAAAGTGAAGCAACTAATCGTACTATGCTGAATGCTATTCCTGATTTGATCCTACGACTTGCCAGTGACGGCACCTGTTTATCCTATAAAAAGTCTGGAATTGGAGTAGATAATTGCCAACCAATTAAAAATCATATTTCAGAGGTTTTAACCCCAGAATTGTTGCAACAACAGATGCAAACTATTGAGCAAGCGATCGCCACAGGAGAATTACAGATTCATGAACATAAACATCTTAAACCCAATCGTATTGTTTATGAAGAGGTGAGAACCTTAGCGATTAATGATCAAGAAGTTCTGGTGATCGTGCGTGATATTAGCGATCGCAAACAAGCAGAAATTGAACTCAAAACCAAAACTACCGAACTTGATCGATTTTTCTCTGTATCCCTAGATTTACTTTGTATTGCGAATATGGACGGTTATCTCCTCCGCCTTAATCCTTCTTGGCAGACTACTCTAGGCTATAGTTTAGATCAACTGGAGGGGAGTTATTGCATTGATTATGTTCATCCCGAAGATGTAAAAAGGACTTTGGATGCGATCGCACTTTTTAATACTCAGCCGTACATTGCCAAATTTGTAAATCGCTATCGATGCCGTGATGGCTCCTATCGTTGGTTCGAGTGGAGAGGCGCAAGCAGTGGTAACTTGATTTATGCTGCCGCTAGAGATATTACTGATCGGAAACAAATAGAAGAGAAATTACGGCGAAGTCAAGAAAATTTATGCCAGAGTGAAGAGCTATTGAAACTAACAATTGACAATACTCCCGTTGGTATCTGCACTTTCAACCTTGAAAATCAATTTTTAACTGTCAATCAGTACTTATGTCAAATACTTGGCTACTCACCTGAAGAGCTTATCAAAAAAACTACCTTAGAATTTAGCCATCCCAGTTATGCAGAAACCTGTTTGGCAGCTATTTCCCGACTGTTAGCTAATATCACAAAACATGAATGTATAGAGAAACAGTATTTACATAAAAATGGAACTCTAATTGATGCTATTACTCGAATCAGTTTGATTAAAAATGCTAAAGGTGAGCCATCTCACTTTGTCGCCACTGTGGAGGATATTACCCAGCGTAAACGTACAGCGATCGCTCTCCACCAAAGAATAGAGTACCAAAATGTTTTAATGACCCTTACCCAACAGATTCGTCAATCTCTGAACCTAAATCTCATCCTAGAAACTACTGTAACCGAAGTCAAAAGAATCTTAAATTGCGATCGGGTAATCATCTATCAGTTGCTTGAAAATGGCTTGTCTAAAATTGTCCAAGAATCTGTAAACCCAACTTACCCAGTTATTCTGCATAGCAGTTGGCATGACACACATCTAACATCTGAAATGTTTGAATATTTTATTAACTCTAATATTTTGATTGAGAATAATGTTTCCGAACATTCCTTTTTTAAAGATTTATCAGAGTATATGCAGGAAGCAAAGATCAAATCCAAGATTATTGCTCCAATTGTGCATCATATTAATAATGTCAATAACGAGGTTAATAATAAAGTTGAAGTCACTAGATGGCAAAGATATGATAAACAGCTATGGGGGCTATTAATTGTGCATTCCTGCGGAGAATTGCGGCACTGGCAACCTGAAGAAGCTGAATTATTAGAACAGATTACTAATCAACTGGCGATTTCTATTCAACAGGCAAGTCTCTACCAACAACTGCAAAATCAAGCTAAGGCTGATCGCATCCAGACTGAGGTTACTTTAATAATTAATCAATCTAACAGCGTAAAAGAAGCACTAGATTTGATCTTAAAAAAAGCAAAGGATTTCCTACAGTGCGATCGCATTCAAATTTTTCAACTAGATGTCAACTGCAACGGCTATGTCCTAAAAGAGGAAGTCTGCTGTCCCGAATTATCAATGCTGAATACCGTATTTAAAGATAGTTGCTTTGCCCCCAAAGATATAGCCACAGAATATCTGAATGGTCAAGTTACCTATATCAATGATGTGGAAAATGACCCAAATATTGCTCCCTGTCATGCTGAAATATTGCGCCAGTATCAAGTTAGGGCAAATCTTGTCGCTCCTATTATCTTGGGCGATAGCCTGTGGGGACTATTACTCGTACATCAATGCACTGAACCAAGGTATTGGCAACCATTAGAAATCAGCTTTATCCAGCAAATAGGGATGCAGATTAGTACAGCTGTGCAGAAAGAGAATCTATATCTACAAATATGTAATGAATTAGATCAAAAGAAAATACTATTGCAAGAAATACACCATCGGGTGAAAAATAACCTGCAAGTTATGTCCAGCATCTTGTTTCTCCAGTTTCGTAATGCCCCACTTGCAACTCAGTTAAGCATAGAACAGTATCAAAGCCGCTTGGAGTCTATGGCATTAATTCATGATCAACTCTATCGTAGTGATGATCTTAGCCTCATTGATTTCTCTAGCTATATTCATAACTTAACCGCCAACCTATTACAGTGTTACTATCCCCATCCAGACCTAATTGAACTAAACATAGAGGTTAATAACGTATTTCTATCCCTAGATCAATCTATTCCTTTAGGGTTAATTATTAATGAACTGGTCTCTAATTCTTTGAAATATGCCTTCCCCAATCAGTATGGCAGAATCAATATTCAGCTAACAAAGACCATTCCGCTAAACAAGATGCCAATATCTTTAACACTCTTGGTATCAGATAATGGGGTAGGTATAAGGCAGGATTCAGCCCTAGACACTTCTCAAAATTTAGGATTACAGCTAGTCCAGAGTTTAACCGAACAATTAGAGGGAGATATTAGCTTTGATTATAAAAATGGCTTTAGCGTGCAAATAACTTTCCCGATTACTTAA